A region of Fimbriimonadaceae bacterium DNA encodes the following proteins:
- the lon2_2 gene encoding Lon protease 2 → MAETKPTVEEALEVEAPFGVPILDEDTEEERKPDIPSELNIMPLRDSVIYPMLIAPLSVAREAGVMLIDDSITANNRVIGMVAQRKPHIEQPDFDDVYEYGCAVIVRTLVKAPDAVRLIVQGVSRFRVAERLQEEPYLRARIEIIDEPTVPEDKTEEVEALRRSISGLFEQAIRLSPNLPDELRSLTQAVQEPNVMADLVAAHMMLSVEEKQKVLETPELLPRLRLLLELLSKEVRVLELSSKVQSEVSAELSKSQREYYLREQLKAIQRELGESDDRTEEVEELAQRLRDANLPPEAQKEADREIDRLRRINPGSPEYSVSRTYLETMAALPWNKSTIDNLDLVHVKQILDEDHFGLDQIKERIVEFLAVRKVKGDGRVRQPILCFAGPPGVGKTSLGRSIARAMGRKFHRISLGGMRDEAEIRGHRRTYIGALPGQIIQGLRRVESHNPVFVLDEIDKLGSDFRGDPASALLEVLDPEQNSSFRDHYLDAPFDLSHVFFITTANRLDTIPPPLRDRMEIIELGGYTEQEKLGIAIRHLIPKQIEEHGLRPTQISFTEEGARMIIRFYTREAGVRNLEREIASVIRKATRKFAEGRKAKLTVNPKFVEEALGAPRFLHEEVMERELRPGVAVGLAYTPVGGDVLFIESARMDGSKGLIVTGQLGEVMRESVTAAMTYVRSHANNLGIDPSLFDKSEVHVHVPAGAVPKDGPSAGVTMLAALTSLFSNRPVRQRLAMTGELTLTGNVLPVGGIKEKVLAAHRAGVQTLILPEENRKDYMEEVPEEIRKDLKAHFVKQASQVLKLALESASVSKNGSPSPHKSRRSSQAHMFHVKHG, encoded by the coding sequence ATGGCGGAAACCAAGCCAACCGTTGAAGAAGCTCTGGAAGTCGAAGCGCCTTTTGGCGTGCCGATTCTGGATGAAGACACTGAAGAGGAACGTAAGCCGGATATCCCTTCCGAGCTGAACATCATGCCTCTTCGGGATTCCGTGATTTACCCCATGCTGATCGCTCCGCTGAGCGTCGCCCGAGAAGCCGGCGTGATGCTCATCGACGACAGCATCACCGCCAACAACCGAGTCATCGGCATGGTGGCGCAGCGGAAGCCTCACATCGAGCAGCCCGACTTTGACGATGTCTACGAGTACGGCTGCGCGGTTATCGTCCGTACGCTGGTCAAGGCGCCCGATGCCGTTCGGCTGATCGTGCAGGGCGTTTCCCGATTCCGGGTTGCCGAGCGCCTTCAGGAAGAGCCGTATCTGCGGGCCCGGATCGAGATTATCGACGAGCCGACCGTGCCTGAGGACAAGACGGAAGAGGTCGAGGCGCTGCGGCGAAGCATATCGGGACTTTTCGAGCAGGCGATTCGGCTATCGCCGAACCTGCCGGACGAGCTTCGGTCGCTGACGCAGGCGGTCCAGGAGCCAAATGTCATGGCCGACCTCGTGGCCGCTCATATGATGCTTTCCGTTGAGGAGAAGCAGAAGGTGCTCGAGACACCCGAGCTGTTGCCACGGCTCAGGCTGCTGCTGGAGCTCCTTAGCAAGGAAGTCCGAGTTCTGGAGCTCAGTTCGAAGGTGCAAAGCGAGGTTTCGGCCGAGCTCAGCAAGTCACAGCGCGAGTATTACCTGCGTGAGCAGCTCAAGGCGATCCAGCGGGAGCTTGGCGAATCGGACGACCGGACCGAGGAGGTCGAGGAGCTTGCCCAGCGGCTGCGAGACGCCAACCTTCCGCCGGAAGCGCAAAAGGAAGCTGATCGGGAGATTGATCGGCTGCGTCGGATCAACCCAGGTTCGCCGGAATACTCGGTTTCGCGGACGTATCTCGAAACCATGGCCGCCCTGCCATGGAACAAGTCGACGATCGACAACTTGGACTTGGTCCATGTGAAGCAGATTCTGGATGAAGACCACTTTGGCCTGGACCAAATCAAAGAGCGGATCGTTGAGTTTCTTGCCGTCCGAAAGGTGAAGGGCGACGGCCGTGTACGCCAGCCTATCCTGTGCTTTGCAGGTCCCCCCGGCGTCGGAAAGACCTCGCTCGGACGAAGCATCGCACGGGCGATGGGTAGAAAATTCCATCGCATCTCGCTGGGCGGCATGCGGGACGAGGCGGAGATTCGTGGCCATCGCCGAACCTATATTGGCGCCCTTCCTGGCCAGATTATTCAAGGGTTACGACGTGTAGAAAGTCATAATCCTGTATTTGTGTTAGACGAGATCGACAAGTTGGGGAGCGACTTTCGAGGCGATCCTGCTTCGGCTCTCCTTGAGGTGCTCGATCCCGAGCAGAACAGCTCGTTCCGCGACCACTACCTGGACGCCCCCTTCGACCTGAGTCACGTTTTCTTCATCACGACCGCCAACCGGCTTGACACGATTCCACCTCCGCTTCGCGACCGCATGGAGATCATCGAGCTGGGTGGTTATACCGAGCAGGAGAAGTTGGGCATAGCCATCCGTCATCTCATTCCCAAGCAGATCGAGGAGCATGGTTTAAGGCCAACCCAGATCAGCTTTACCGAGGAAGGCGCCCGCATGATCATCCGCTTCTACACGCGGGAAGCCGGTGTCCGAAACTTGGAGCGTGAGATTGCCAGCGTGATCCGGAAGGCAACGCGAAAGTTCGCGGAAGGACGCAAGGCGAAGCTGACCGTGAATCCCAAGTTCGTGGAAGAGGCGCTTGGTGCGCCGCGGTTCCTCCACGAAGAGGTGATGGAGCGCGAGCTTCGGCCAGGGGTTGCGGTGGGTCTCGCTTACACCCCTGTCGGGGGCGATGTGCTGTTTATCGAGTCCGCGCGCATGGATGGCAGCAAGGGACTGATTGTCACGGGCCAGCTGGGAGAGGTCATGCGCGAAAGCGTAACGGCTGCGATGACCTACGTCAGAAGCCACGCCAACAACCTGGGCATCGATCCAAGCCTCTTCGACAAGTCGGAAGTGCATGTGCACGTTCCTGCCGGAGCGGTTCCAAAGGATGGCCCAAGCGCGGGCGTCACGATGCTTGCCGCTCTGACCAGCCTCTTCTCCAACCGCCCGGTCAGGCAGCGCCTTGCGATGACAGGTGAGCTGACATTGACGGGCAACGTCTTGCCGGTAGGCGGCATCAAGGAGAAGGTCCTGGCGGCCCATCGCGCCGGTGTTCAAACGCTTATCCTGCCCGAGGAAAACCGGAAGGACTATATGGAAGAGGTCCCCGAGGAAATTCGGAAGGACCTGAAGGCGCATTTCGTGAAGCAGGCCAGCCAGGTCTTGAAACTGGCACTGGAGTCGGCATCGGTGTCCAAGAACGGTTCGCCATCGCCCCATAAGTCGCGCCGATCGTCGCAGGCACATATGTTTCACGTGAAACATGGCTAG
- the valS gene encoding Valine--tRNA ligase encodes MIEVEMPSRYDASQVEAKWYGRWEAAGLFKESPGPGKVPYTITIPPPNVTGSLHMGHALCYPLQDLLGRYYRMRGRDVLIVPGQDHAGISTQVVVNKKLKAEGTSAVEIGREAFVEKVWEWRHESGDTILRQFRELGCAFDWDRSRFTLDDHYANAVLKVFIDWFERGIIYRGKRVVNWDCVLQTSVSDIEVERKTVKGHLYHIRYPFVDGSGDVVIATTRPETMLADVAVAVHPSDGRYEGKVGKLLRLPLLNREIPLIADIYPDPEFGTGAVKITPAHDPNDYAVGVRHGLDMPVVVDPKGFMTGDVGPYAGLDRREARKRVVADLEEQGFLVKVEDHEIALLVSERSGEVIEPLLSEEWFANQSELKMGAIEAVESGKVKFTPERYTKVYLEWMENLHDWNISRRLWWGHRIPIYYDAEDRPYAALSWEEAQKKAGDHKIVRQDDDVLDTWFSSGLWPFVVLGWPDQTPELASRYPTSVLVTARDIIFLWVARMIMMGLDQVGRIPFEDVYVYATVLTEDGKRMSKSLGTGVDPVSIISKFGADALRFALFSQTGFNQEIRYGEKKAEEARNFCNKMWNAARFTLMNLDGYTGETPESLDTVDRWLLSRLAKCEQRVRKSIEGYDIQEGAQALQKFFWDDLCDWYIEVSKSRLLDPGQRKAPQWVLMKAFDAYLKMLHPYMPFISEELYAQMPLPNKSAYLMAAPWPADLTVDETAESRIERLFEITRGIRALRAEVGLAAMKPVDTVFIEGDLGGGESIIASQAWAREIRGGKPLEGVFISSSVADVDVHLPVEGLVDPEKERQRLAKELEKAASDHQKLTVKLGNPQFIERAKPEVIEKDRESLAALDDLKAKLESRIKLFGG; translated from the coding sequence ATGATCGAAGTCGAGATGCCCTCGCGTTATGACGCGAGCCAGGTTGAAGCCAAGTGGTACGGACGGTGGGAGGCGGCCGGCCTCTTCAAGGAAAGCCCGGGGCCGGGCAAAGTCCCGTACACCATCACGATACCGCCGCCCAACGTAACCGGCAGTCTCCACATGGGCCATGCCCTCTGCTATCCCCTGCAGGATCTTCTGGGGCGCTACTACCGAATGCGGGGCCGAGACGTGCTAATCGTGCCCGGCCAGGATCACGCTGGGATTTCCACCCAGGTCGTGGTCAACAAGAAACTGAAGGCAGAAGGCACCAGCGCCGTTGAAATCGGGCGGGAAGCCTTTGTCGAGAAGGTTTGGGAGTGGCGCCACGAGAGCGGGGATACGATCCTCCGACAGTTCCGCGAGCTCGGCTGCGCCTTCGACTGGGACCGTAGCCGCTTCACGCTCGACGACCACTATGCCAATGCTGTTCTCAAGGTCTTTATCGACTGGTTTGAGCGAGGCATCATCTACCGCGGCAAGCGGGTGGTGAATTGGGATTGCGTCCTCCAGACCAGCGTGAGCGATATCGAGGTTGAGCGAAAGACGGTCAAGGGCCACCTCTATCACATTCGCTATCCTTTCGTGGACGGGTCAGGCGATGTCGTGATTGCCACAACCCGGCCGGAGACAATGCTCGCCGACGTGGCTGTAGCGGTTCATCCGAGCGACGGACGCTACGAGGGCAAGGTCGGAAAGCTGCTGAGGCTACCGTTGCTGAACCGAGAAATCCCCTTGATCGCGGATATCTATCCCGATCCAGAGTTTGGCACCGGCGCCGTGAAGATCACGCCCGCACACGACCCTAACGACTACGCGGTTGGGGTTCGACATGGCCTGGATATGCCGGTTGTTGTCGATCCCAAGGGCTTTATGACCGGCGATGTCGGTCCGTACGCAGGTTTGGATCGGCGAGAGGCGCGGAAGCGCGTGGTTGCCGACCTCGAGGAGCAGGGCTTCCTGGTCAAAGTCGAAGACCACGAGATAGCGCTCTTGGTCAGCGAGCGAAGCGGCGAGGTGATCGAGCCGCTACTCAGCGAGGAGTGGTTCGCGAACCAAAGTGAGCTCAAAATGGGCGCGATCGAGGCCGTCGAGAGTGGGAAGGTCAAGTTCACGCCAGAGCGGTACACCAAGGTCTATCTCGAATGGATGGAGAACCTTCACGATTGGAATATCAGCCGGAGGCTCTGGTGGGGCCATCGAATTCCAATCTACTACGATGCCGAGGATAGGCCTTACGCGGCTTTGTCCTGGGAGGAAGCCCAGAAGAAGGCGGGCGACCACAAGATCGTGCGGCAGGACGACGACGTGCTCGACACCTGGTTCAGCAGCGGGCTGTGGCCGTTCGTAGTTTTGGGCTGGCCCGATCAGACACCCGAATTGGCGTCACGTTATCCGACCTCGGTGCTCGTTACCGCCCGAGACATCATCTTCCTTTGGGTGGCTCGCATGATCATGATGGGCCTCGACCAGGTAGGGCGGATTCCCTTTGAAGATGTTTACGTTTACGCCACGGTCCTGACGGAGGACGGTAAGCGAATGAGCAAGAGCCTTGGTACGGGCGTTGATCCGGTTTCGATCATCAGCAAGTTCGGAGCCGATGCGTTGCGGTTCGCACTGTTTTCTCAAACCGGTTTCAACCAGGAGATTCGCTACGGAGAGAAGAAGGCCGAGGAAGCCCGGAATTTCTGCAACAAGATGTGGAATGCGGCCCGATTTACCTTGATGAATCTGGATGGATACACCGGCGAGACGCCGGAGAGCTTGGACACGGTGGACCGATGGCTGCTGAGCAGGCTTGCCAAGTGCGAGCAGAGGGTTCGAAAGAGCATCGAAGGTTACGACATCCAGGAGGGAGCTCAGGCACTTCAGAAGTTCTTCTGGGATGACCTGTGCGACTGGTACATCGAAGTCAGCAAATCCCGGCTACTGGATCCAGGTCAGCGAAAGGCCCCCCAATGGGTCCTGATGAAGGCCTTCGACGCGTACCTCAAGATGCTCCATCCCTACATGCCGTTTATCTCAGAAGAGCTGTACGCTCAGATGCCGCTACCCAACAAGTCGGCGTATTTGATGGCGGCGCCATGGCCGGCAGACTTAACCGTCGACGAAACGGCCGAGTCACGCATCGAGCGGCTTTTCGAGATCACACGCGGTATCCGAGCCCTACGAGCGGAAGTGGGTTTGGCCGCCATGAAACCAGTCGATACCGTCTTTATCGAGGGTGATCTAGGAGGTGGCGAGTCGATCATCGCTTCCCAGGCTTGGGCCAGGGAAATTAGGGGGGGCAAGCCGCTGGAAGGAGTCTTTATCTCATCCTCAGTGGCGGATGTCGACGTGCATCTGCCGGTTGAAGGCCTTGTCGACCCTGAGAAGGAGAGGCAAAGACTTGCAAAGGAGCTCGAAAAGGCGGCATCGGACCACCAAAAGCTAACGGTCAAGCTTGGAAATCCACAGTTTATTGAGCGTGCCAAGCCTGAGGTCATCGAAAAGGACCGGGAGTCCCTTGCCGCCCTCGATGATCTCAAGGCAAAGCTAGAGTCTCGAATCAAGCTGTTCGGTGGTTAG
- the ttuD gene encoding Sulfur carrier protein TtuD, with protein MSVTIQRVQPLVSTEWVAEHLHDPLIRIVESNEDPLVYPSGHIPGAVEVDWIRDLNDPIRRDYLDRSGFEGLASRIGITPETHVVVYGDRHNWWATYAMWVFSLFGHEGISVMDGGRQKWVDEGRPLTRDLPEISPTQYRAKDRDDRTERAFRDDVLQHLKRGGKLIDVRSPAEFTGERLHMEDYPNEGAVRGGHIPTAKSVPWARAIDPATGEFLPETQLRAIYEGEAGLTPSDEVIAYCRIGERSSHTWFVLKHLLGYPNVRNYDGSWTEWGNSVGLPIERP; from the coding sequence ATGAGCGTAACCATCCAGAGAGTCCAGCCGTTGGTGTCAACCGAATGGGTTGCCGAGCACCTCCACGATCCGCTTATACGAATCGTGGAGTCAAATGAGGATCCCCTCGTGTATCCGTCGGGCCATATACCGGGCGCCGTGGAGGTGGACTGGATCAGGGATCTGAACGACCCGATTCGCCGGGATTACCTCGACCGGTCCGGGTTCGAGGGCCTTGCGTCGCGCATCGGCATCACGCCCGAGACACACGTGGTCGTTTATGGGGATCGCCACAACTGGTGGGCCACTTACGCGATGTGGGTTTTCTCGCTCTTCGGGCACGAGGGAATCAGCGTGATGGACGGGGGACGACAAAAGTGGGTTGACGAAGGTCGACCGCTCACTCGCGATCTACCCGAAATTTCGCCAACCCAATACCGGGCCAAGGATCGAGACGACCGAACCGAACGCGCCTTCCGGGACGACGTGCTGCAGCACCTCAAGCGGGGTGGAAAGCTGATCGATGTCCGTTCTCCTGCCGAATTCACGGGCGAACGGTTGCACATGGAGGATTATCCGAACGAGGGCGCCGTCCGCGGCGGCCATATTCCCACCGCGAAGAGCGTCCCGTGGGCTCGCGCCATCGATCCCGCGACGGGAGAGTTCCTTCCTGAAACCCAGCTGCGGGCGATCTACGAAGGTGAGGCCGGCCTCACGCCAAGCGATGAGGTCATCGCCTACTGCCGGATCGGCGAGCGCAGCAGCCACACGTGGTTCGTGCTGAAGCACCTGCTTGGCTATCCGAACGTAAGGAATTACGACGGCAGCTGGACGGAGTGGGGCAACTCGGTCGGGCTGCCGATTGAGCGCCCTTGA